One window of the Lachancea thermotolerans CBS 6340 chromosome A complete sequence genome contains the following:
- the AIM2 gene encoding protein AIM2 (similar to uniprot|P39721 Saccharomyces cerevisiae YAL049C Hypothetical ORF) — protein sequence MPLFQIIKKDKMSGKCCFTGNLHTGEPLGKFEEVFGLKTYVTGSPSNEKVLVILTDVFGNELNNTKLIADQLAGEDFKVYVPDILFGDNVKSLDGSVDFHEWAHNHRPEITRPIVDQFMKSLQATFSPKFVGVVGHCFGAKYALHQIDVKQSTANAIAVAHPSFCEQEEFRAIGKHPILISAAQTDSIFTVESRHETEKTLNDIGAVYQIDLFSQVTHGFAVRGDVSDPCVLYAKEKVTLDQIHWFKHFSKDA from the coding sequence ATGCCCCTTTTCCAAATCATAAAAAAAGATAAAATGTCAGGAAAGTGCTGCTTCACTGGAAACCTACACACTGGCGAGCCTCTCGGCAAATTTGAAGAGGTCTTTGGTCTCAAAACATATGTAACAGGATCACCATCGAACGAGAAAGTTTTAGTCATACTTACCGATGTTTTTGGTaatgagctcaacaacaCAAAATTGATTGCTGATCAATTGGCTGGTGAAGACTTCAAGGTTTACGTGCCAGATATTCTATTTGGCGACAATGTTAAGTCATTAGACGGATCGGTCGACTTCCATGAATGGGCACACAACCACAGGCCAGAGATTACCAGACCAATCGTAGATCAGTTTATGAAGTCGCTTCAAGCCACATTCTCGCCTAAATTTGTCGGCGTTGTTGGGCACTGCTTTGGTGCAAAATATGCACTACACCAAATTGATGTCAAACAATCAACGGCTAATGCCATTGCTGTTGCGCACCCTTCCTTTTGTGAGCAAGAGGAGTTTAGAGCAATCGGGAAGCATCCGATCCTTATCTCAGCTGCTCAAACCGATTCCATTTTTACTGTTGAAAGCCGCCATGAGACCGAAAAAACCCTGAATGATATCGGCGCCGTCTATCAGATCGACCTTTTCAGTCAAGTTACTCACGGATTTGCCGTTAGAGGAGATGTCAGCGATCCCTGCGTTTTATATGCTAAAGAGAAGGTCACACTCGACCAAATTCATTGGTTCAAGCACTTCTCGAAGGACGCTTGA
- a CDS encoding KLTH0A07832p (weakly similar to uniprot|P15365 Saccharomyces cerevisiae YJR152W DAL5 Allantoin permease; ureidosuccinate permease; expression is constitutive but sensitive to nitrogen catabolite repression) — translation MSEEEKPVQRGTIEEAEISSRSSSLIEKPDKITNEDALNDEYLETVTFTAEEEKALVRKIDLYILPLMCFVFLSQYLDKQSLSYATIFGLTKDLKMGQHDISWCSTIFSIGQLGANFVFTYLMTIVPRAPMTGACVVIWSVCCMCLAAPTTKEGFWVGRLFLGIFEAVVQPACVLITSYWYRKREQPLRTACWISMNAIAQIVGSFLMYGIGKTNKSSVADWKLMFIACGVISLVAGIAFYLLIPVSPRTAWFLTKREKEIAVKRLFDESDRTATNKFKKDQLFECFKFDWLFLSSLAFGFLVTVTSGTIIFQSLMLFSFGYDKFEVMKYGSPAGAVQLLFIWVAVVAVKLFPRERAMISLALVCVPLAGSIMVLSLKQSSGWWIIVGSWLGSVISCIMSILLSLISSNVRGNTKKSVCSNAFFAGYCLAAIIYPQWWVGTYKGGLIVNIIMWIIMDIYLIFYRFKAIFENKKRDKLQEEGFTLETHLVDDLTDKQNIHHRYVY, via the coding sequence ATgagtgaagaagagaaaccaGTACAGAGAGGGACGAtagaagaggctgaaaTATCAAGCAGGAGTTCCAGTCTAATTGAAAAACCTGACAAGATCACAAATGAAGATGCCCTGAATGACGAGTATCTTGAAACTGTTACATTTACAgcggaggaagaaaaagctctaGTGCGCAAAATTGACCTGTATATTCTTCCGCTTATGTGCTTTGTGTTCCTTTCTCAGTACCTGGACAAACAATCTTTGAGTTACGCCACTATATTTGGTCTCACGAAAGACCTGAAAATGGGCCAACACGATATTTCTTGGTGCAGCACCATTTTTTCAATCGGCCAGCTGGGTGCAAATTTTGTGTTCACTTATCTAATGACGATCGTCCCAAGAGCTCCAATGACGGGCGCTTGTGTTGTAATCTGGTCTGTGTGCTGTATGTGTTTGGCTGCACCCACCACAAAAGAAGGGTTTTGGGTCGGTAGATTATTTCTGGGCATCTTTGAGGCCGTTGTCCAACCGGCCTGCGTCTTAATTACATCCTATTGGTACAGGAAGCGAGAGCAGCCCCTAAGGACTGCTTGTTGGATATCAATGAATGCAATCGCCCAGATTGTGGgaagtttcttgatgtaTGGCAtaggaaaaacaaataaaAGCAGCGTTGCGGACTGGAAACTAATGTTCATTGCATGCGGCGTTATTTCACTTGTTGCAGGCATAGCATTTTATCTCCTAATACCAGTATCGCCTAGAACAGcttggtttttgacaaagagGGAAAAAGAAATTGCTGTTAAAAGATTGTTTGACGAGAGCGACAGGACGGCCACCAACAAGTTTAAGAAAGACCAGCTATTTGAGTGCTTTAAGTTTGACTGGCTgttcctttcttctctaGCATTCGGATTTTTGGTTACAGTGACAAGTGGAACAATCATATTCCAgtctctgatgttgttctcGTTCGGCTACGATAAGTTTGAAGTTATGAAATATGGTTCTCCTGCAGGTGCAGTTCAACTTCTATTTATCTGGGTTGCTGTTGTAGCTGTGAAATTGTTCCCTCGCGAGCGCGCTATGATATCTTTAGCCCTTGTGTGTGTACCACTTGCTGGAAGCATCATGGTACTTTCTCTTAAACAGAGCTCTGGGTGGTGGATAATTGTGGGGTCATGGCTGGGGTCAGTTATTTCCTGTATCATGTCAATTTTACTGAGTTTGATCTCCAGTAATGTTAGGGGTAATACCAAGAAATCGGTATGTTCGAATGCTTTCTTTGCGGGGTACTGTCTGGCGGCTATTATTTATCCTCAATGGTGGGTAGGTACTTATAAGGGAGGTCTGATCGTGAATATCATCATGTGGATCATCATGGATATTTACTTGATTTTTTACAGGTTCAAGGctatctttgaaaacaaaaagagagaCAAGCTGCAGGAGGAAGGATTTACTCTTGAAACTCATCTTGTAGATGATTTGACCGACAAGCAGAATATACACCACAGATATGTTTACTGA
- a CDS encoding Zn(II)2Cys6 transcription factor (conserved hypothetical protein) has protein sequence MRVTSKRSRGGCRNCKRSKIKCDERKPKCGHCIRKGKDDCTYSLALRWGNNPSRSLKTRKGDSKTTLLRDAINVTSSRDPHSSSATVNFPSLVPAEAGIEQLLWPTGHELLSSPGVSYRPQSFKESFLQAPLSPFSFDSPFSGHSERPINSGLAEPGTLELSHPSPSILSNSPYFSELFGFFLRETSRLLVPVPSYAYRSNPFHTLIPQMAMQSPALMGLILAFGANHRNKMTAYQEQCSFPSLDEKSSAKNIDGLLADELLSSTISQLLVKLMNAEERRSDTTLATILMLAGFDIFFCDTRNKWRAHILGAKKLLMDRLNSKSGTKTMIFKIPSANNVLDTETFLVHWFSYLNIIASLSSASPKNSTEASRGVGYEFCYEDNSAHTHELRLQLRDIDYFTGVDTKILSLLAGVSCLIEEKKVIEQPFGIHNLVLKALELDHEIRSYLEASEAARDRVESQLLGEDASSDTKLRFQTYKTMRATNLIFGLTGVLQLKRRVIGIPHNSKILKDLLAEVTALIDKEIPHNSSAASCITFCLFCCGCELIDDNLACHRETYTEHIEALLRKGVTSALQAQSIMKECWREKKCWWEILEEKNLDLAFAI, from the coding sequence ATGCGTGTGACGAGTAAAAGATCGCGAGGAGGTTGCAGGAACTGCAAGAGATCGAAGATAAAATGCGATGAGAGGAAGCCAAAATGCGGCCATTGTATAAGGAAAGGAAAAGATGATTGCACATATTCTTTAGCTTTGAGGTGGGGCAACAACCCTTCTAGAAGCCTAAAGACTAGAAAAGGTGATTCTAAAACAACGCTTTTGAGAGATGCTATCAACGttacaagttcaagagatCCTCATTCAAGCTCAGCGACTGTCAACTTCCCGTCTCTCGTTCCCGCCGAGGCGGGCATTGAACAACTACTCTGGCCAACTGGGCACGAGCTTCTCAGCAGTCCAGGTGTTAGTTACAGACCCCAAAGTTTTAAAGAATCTTTTTTGCAGGCTCCTTTGAGCCCGTTTTCTTTCGACTCGCCCTTTAGTGGCCATAGTGAAAGGCCCATCAACTCAGGCCTTGCAGAACCGGGAACTCTTGAACTTTCACACCCGTCCCCTAGTATTCTTTCAAACTCCCCGTATTTCTCTGAATTGTTTGgattctttttgagagaaacTTCCCGACTATTAGTTCCGGTGCCATCTTATGCTTATCGATCAAATCCATTTCACACGTTAATACCACAAATGGCGATGCAGAGTCCGGCATTGATGGGGCtgattttggcttttggCGCCAATCATCGAAACAAGATGACAGCATACCAGGAGCAGTGCTCTTTCCCGTCTCTGGatgaaaaaagctctgcGAAAAACATCGATGGCCTGCTAGCTGATGAACTCTTGAGTAGTACGATCagtcagcttcttgttaaACTAATGAACGCAGAGGAAAGACGCAGCGATACTACCTTAGCAACCATATTGATGCTTGCGGGCTTTgacatctttttttgtGATACACGAAATAAGTGGCGGGCTCACATACTAGGCGCTAAGAAACTTCTCATGGATAGGCTCAATTCGAAATCAGGTACAAAAACTATGATTTTCAAGATACCATCAGCAAATAACGTTTTGGATACAGAAACGTTTCTCGTCCACTGGTTTTCGTATCTTAATATTATTGCTTCTTTATCGTCAGCGAGTCCTAAAAACTCGACCGAAGCTTCTCGAGGGGTGGGCTACGAGTTTTGCTACGAAGACAACAGCGCACACACTCATGAACTAAGGCTTCAGCTGAGAGACATAGACTATTTCACCGGCGTAGAtacaaaaattttgtctttgttggcTGGCGTGTCTTGTCTaatcgaagaaaaaaaagtcatAGAGCAGCCGTTCGGTATCCACAATTTAGTTCTTAAAGCACTAGAGCTTGACCATGAAATAAGGAGCTACcttgaagcttctgaagCAGCCAGGGATCGAGTTGAATCccaacttcttggtgaaGATGCTTCCTCTGATACAAAGCTTAGATTCCAAACCTATAAAACCATGCGGGCTACAAACCTAATTTTTGGACTGACAGGAGTACTAcaattgaaaagaagagtaATAGGCATACCACATAATAGCAAAATTCTCAAGGATTTACTAGCGGAAGTTACTGCCTTAATTGATAAAGAAATTCCTCATAATTCATCAGCTGCGTCTTGCATTACATTTTGCCTTTTCTGCTGTGGCTGCGAACTAATAGATGATAATCTTGCTTGTCATCGCGAAACATACACTGAACACATAGAAGCCTTATTACGGAAGGGGGTGACTAGCGCTCTTCAAGCACAAAGCATCATGAAGGAGTGTTGGAGAGAGAAGAAATGTTGGTGGGAAATcttggaagagaaaaaTCTAGATCTAGCATTCGCGATTTGA
- a CDS encoding KLTH0A07810p (highly similar to uniprot|P40896 Saccharomyces cerevisiae YJL213W Hypothetical ORF) — protein sequence MSSCAIDVNERNNKKLEDLAVPWRFKPLQKYCIKNSNLVDVVEGTTFPEAYIFVENGKISKVEFGSGQPVDVDTNEYQIIDGTGKYVTPGLFDNHVHMASVTGELDLGKLMTMPKTVSLLRVRYTMEASLARGFTTVRDCGGAESYIKAAVNDGSVIGPRMITCGHAISQTGGHGDLRPGNLPASAFESCSCHYGQVGVVADGVGECYRAAREEFRRGADFIKMMAGGGVASPTDKVTNVQFCHDEIRALVDVANTYHTYVTAHAYTAEAIQNCIKLGVRGIEHGNLLDEETAELMAKLGCYLTPTLVTYKIMASDQFGSFLGPVNSQKNAEVLSQGIDALKIAQSKGVKICYGSDLLGPLAGYQTQEFFIRGKVQTAQEVLLSATVTPAEMNGLGDKLGQIKPGFIADLLLMNANPLDDISILDEPETNLFLVMKEGRIY from the coding sequence ATGAGTTCTTGCGCCATCGACGTGAACGAAAGaaacaacaagaagcttgaagacTTGGCTGTTCCTTGGCGGTTCAAACCTCTCCAAAAGTATTGCATTAAGAATTCCAATCTCGTCGATGTCGTCGAAGGAACCACTTTTCCTGAAGCATACATTTTCGTCGAGAATGGTAAAATTTCCAAAGTGGAATTTGGCAGCGGGCAACCAGTTGATGTTGACACTAACGAATACCAGATTATTGATGGCACTGGAAAATACGTGACACCAGGTTTGTTTGATAATCATGTTCATATGGCCTCAGTAACAGGAGAACTAGACTTAGGTAAATTGATGACAATGCCCAAGACGGTTTCGCTTCTGAGAGTTAGGTATACGATGGAGGCGTCCTTGGCCCGAGGTTTCACAACAGTCAGAGATTGTGGGGGCGCTGAAAGCTACATCAAAGCTGCAGTGAACGATGGATCTGTGATTGGCCCCAGGATGATAACTTGTGGGCACGCTATTTCTCAAACTGGCGGGCACGGAGACTTAAGGCCAGGAAATCTACCTGCAAGTGCCTTTGAGAGCTGCTCATGCCATTATGGTCAAGTTGGAGTTGTCGCTGATGGAGTGGGCGAATGCTACAGAGCTGCTAGAGAGGAGTTCCGGAGAGGTGCTGACTTCATTAAGATGATGGCCGGCGGAGGTGTGGCATCACCAACTGACAAGGTCACTAACGTGCAATTTTGCCACGATGAAATAAGAGCTCTAGTGGACGTTGCAAACACCTATCACACTTATGTCACTGCACATGCATACACAGCTGAAGCAATTCAAAACTGTATCAAGCTTGGCGTTAGGGGTATTGAACATGGAAACCTTTTAGACGAGGAGACCGCAGAATTGATGGCTAAGCTTGGATGTTACTTAACCCCAACCTTAGTCACCTACAAAATAATGGCTTCAGACCAGTTTGGAAGCTTCCTTGGGCCAGTTAATAGCCAGAAAAATGCAGAGGTTCTCAGCCAAGGGATAGACGCTCTGAAAATCGCTCAAAGCAAAGGCGTCAAAATATGCTATGGCTCCGATTTGCTTGGGCCGCTAGCCGGCTATCAAACCCAGGAGTTTTTTATCAgaggaaaagttcaaactgctcaagaagttcttttaTCTGCCACAGTGACGCCAGCAGAAATGAACGGTCTTGGTGACAAACTCGGACAAATAAAGCCAGGGTTCATCGCAGatcttttgttgatgaacGCCAATCCCTTGGACGACATTTCAATCTTGGATGAGCCGGAAACAAACCTGTTTTTGGTCATGAAAGAGGGCAGAATTTATTGA
- a CDS encoding KLTH0A07722p (similar to uniprot|P32804 Saccharomyces cerevisiae YGL255W ZRT1 High-affinity zinc transporter of the plasma membrane responsible for the majority of zinc uptake transcription is induced under low-zinc conditions by the Zap1p transcription factor) translates to MFTQRHSHSHAGSHDEASLAEASSSAAWWAQWDPNTVTIWDDTVPTSWKKCALDGVYFGGSEYQGSLNARISSIFVILFVSTSFTLLPVIFTKVKGIKVPKACYLFARYFGTGVIIATAFIHLMEHSYMSIGSNSCVGSSGRWADYSWCSGIVLTTVFVVFLVDLLSEVYIERKFGISCSHGDLVEGAISDNNPRLKENDAETGSPVISNKDDVSYDVVSGVNSEIAVKPFESQIGAFLVMEFGIIFHSVMIGLELGTTGEEFSILYPVIVFHQSFEGLGIGARLISIAFPEGKKWWPYALCILYGATTPIAIAIGLGVRMSYNAHSFKMSIISGVLDAIAAGILIYTGLVELLARDFMFDPNRTKNLKKLTFMIICTFSGAGLMALLGRWA, encoded by the coding sequence ATGTTTACCCAACGTCATTCTCATAGTCACGCAGGAAGCCATGATGAAGCCAGCTTAGCGGAGGCATCCTCGAGTGCAGCCTGGTGGGCTCAGTGGGACCCAAACACAGTGACGATTTGGGATGACACTGTGCCAACTTCGTGGAAAAAATGTGCTTTGGATGGCGTGTATTTTGGAGGAAGCGAATATCAAGGAAGCCTTAATGCGCGTATTTCATCCATCTTCGTGATCCTTTTCGTCAGTACTTCTTTTACGTTGCTGCCAGTAATCTTTACGAAAGTCAAAGGCATCAAGGTCCCAAAAGCCTGTTACCTATTTGCCCGTTACTTTGGTACTGGTGTTATCATTGCAACCGCGTTTATTCATCTCATGGAACATTCCTATATGTCCATTGGTAGCAATAGTTGCGTCGGTTCAAGCGGCAGATGGGCTGACTACTCTTGGTGCTCGGGGATCGTACTCACAACAGTTTTTGTCGTatttcttgttgatttATTGAGCGAAGTGTACATTGAGCGGAAATTTGGTATCTCTTGTTCTCACGGCGACTTAGTTGAAGGTGCAATTTCCGATAATAATCCCAGATTAAAAGAAAACGATGCAGAGACCGGATCTCCCGTGATTTCAAATAAGGACGATGTGAGCTACGACGTGGTGTCCGGCGTAAATTCGGAAATAGCTGTAAAACCATTTGAATCTCAAATAGGGGCCTTCTTGGTGATGGAGTTTGGTATAATTTTCCATTCTGTCATGATCGGGCTTGAACTTGGGACTACAGGCGAAGAGTTTTCCATATTGTACCCTGTAATTGTGTTTCATCAATCTTTTGAGGGTCTGGGAATTGGTGCGAGACTTATTTCTATAGCATTTCCTGAGGGCAAAAAATGGTGGCCCTATGCTTTGTGCATACTTTATGGGGCAACAACTCCAATCGCTATCGCCATAGGCTTAGGAGTAAGAATGTCTTATAATGCTCATTCCTTTAAAATGAGTATTATTTCTGGAGTCCTTGATGCCATCGCTGCTGGAATCTTGATCTACACTGGACTCGTGGAACTTTTGGCAAGGGATTTCATGTTTGATCCAAACAGGaccaaaaacttgaagaagctaaCATTCATGATTATTTGTACTTTTTCTGGTGCTGGCTTGATGGCGTTGCTTGGCAGATGGGCTTAA
- the ESF2 gene encoding RNA-binding ATPase activator ESF2 (similar to uniprot|P53743 YNR054C Saccharomyces cerevisiae ESF2 Essential nucleolar protein involved in pre-18S rRNA processing), with amino-acid sequence MASESSDSEGYISEDDHDVLLVDKRKFQGKDVFDDQIDSEEEDSEVDTAGQVSKSRKKASAHELEENPKPVSSEDIKQEKLERLKKLRASKKSKHKTGVVYLSKIPPYMKPAKMRQILSRFGEVDRLFLKREDEQRHKNRVKGGGNKKVMFEEGWAEFVRKKDAKLCASTLNGNILGGKKGSFYHDDVMNVKYLSGFKWADLTEQIARENDVRQAKLQLEVSQANKMNAEFIRNIEKSKMLNNIRSKKRSNVSEATSNENSDSQPAPAHFKQRKVTTNRASGPEHLKKASSGRLEGVIKNLL; translated from the coding sequence ATGGCCAGCGAAAGTAGCGACAGCGAGGGCTATATTTCGGAAGATGACCATGATGTTCTACTTGTGGACAAGAGAAAGTTCCAAGGTAAAGATGTCTTCGATGATCAGATTGAtagtgaagaagaagacagcGAAGTAGATACTGCAGGCCAAGTGAGCAAGTCACGTAAAAAGGCTTCTGCACATGAACTTGAGGAAAACCCAAAACCTGTTAGTTCAGAAGATATCAAACAGGAAAAGTTGGAGAGACTCAAGAAACTCAGAGCGTCAAAAAAGAGTAAGCACAAGACTGGAGTGGTTTATCTTTCCAAGATTCCACCTTACATGAAGCCCGCTAAGATGAGACAAATTCTTTCAAGGTTTGGAGAAGTTGATCGActatttttgaagcgcGAGGACGAACAGAGACATAAGAATAGAGTCAAAGGCGGTGGCAACAAGAAGGTTATGTTTGAAGAGGGCTGGGCTGAGTTTGTGCGTAAAAAAGATGCCAAGCTTTGCGCAAGTACACTTAACGGTAACATTCTTGGAGGAAAAAAGGGCAGCTTCTACCACGATGATGTTATGAATGTCAAGTATTTGTCGGGTTTCAAGTGGGCTGATCTTACAGAACAAATAGCTCGTGAGAACGATGTGAGACAAGCAAAATTGCAGCTCGAGGTGTCTCAAGCTAACAAAATGAACGCAGAGTTCATTCGGaacattgaaaagagcaaaatGCTAAACAACATAAGAAGCAAAAAGCGTTCGAACGTCTCCGAAGCCACGAGCAATGAAAACTCTGATTCGCAgcctgctcctgctcatTTTAAACAGCGGAAGGTCACTACTAATAGAGCATCTGGTCCAGAACACCTTAAGAAGGCATCTTCTGGCCGTCTCGAGGGAGTTATTAAGAACTTACTTTGA